The Nocardia sp. BMG51109 nucleotide sequence TGAGCGGTCGAGCCCGGAGACGGGAGCGGAGAGTCGCCACGGAGGAGCCCGCTCCTGCCGCAGTGCGATACAGCATGAGTGGTCGGACCCGGAGGCGGCAGCGGAGCGTCACTGCGGAGGACTCCGCGTGTGTCGCAGTGCGATACAGCATGAGCGACCGGACCCGCGGGCGACATGCCGGAGAGGACGCAGCGTGCTGATCGTGACCGGGACCTCCACCGACGTCGGGAAGACGGTCGTGACCGCGGCATTGGCCGCCCTCGCGCGGTCGCGCGGGCGTTCGGTGGCCGTGTGTAAACCGGCGCAGACCGGCGTGCGGCCGGGGGAGGACGGCGATCTGTCGGAGATCGCGCGGCTGGCCGGTGTCACCCGGACCCTCGAATTGGCCAGGTACCCCGACCCTCTCGCTCCCGACACCGCGGCCCGCCGCGCCGGGCAACCGCTGCTCACGCTCGGCGAGACGGTGCGGGCCGTCGACTCGCTGGCGGATGCGGACCTCACCCTGGTGGAGGGCGCGGGCGGATTACTCGTGCGGCTCGGCGACTTCACCGTCGTCGAACTCGCCCAGAAGCTCGCCGCCCCCGTCCTGGTCGTCGCCGCCGCCGGCCTGGGCACCCTCAACCACAGCGCACTCACCACCCGCGCCCTCGCCGCCGCGGGCATCCCGTGCGCGGGCCTGGTGATCGGATCCTGGCCCGCCGCACCGGATCTCGCCGCCGAGTGCAACCTGGCCGACCTGCCGGAGGTCACCGGCGCGGAGGTGGTCGGCGCGGTCCCCGAGGGAGCGGCCCGCCGGCACCCGGACGCGTTCGCCGAGGCCGCCCCCGGCTGGTTCCGCCCCGAGTGGCGCGAGCGCTACCTGAGCTGAGGGTCGTTCGCGCGGGCATCGCCGGACGATGCGGGCCGCCGTGCGAGAGCTGAGTTCGTGGGCGTGGGCGGCGTCGTTCCCGAAGAACCGGGCCGTCCGGAATTCGCTCGCGGAAGCCGTTGCCGGGGTTCCGTCCTGCCGCAGCTTGCACGGGTATCGGAGCGCCCGGACTGTGCGACGCGCCACCCGCACCGCTCGGATGCGGAACGTGTCGGTGGGCCGGTCCTACAGTGGGTGACGATGTCTCCGGAGGACCGGCCCCCGTCCACCGTCGCGGACTACGACGACGCGCGGCGGCGGGCACGCCTGGCGGAAACCAGGCCGGGACACGGGTGGTTGCGGCTGCGGCGCACCCGTGTCGTGCTGACCCGGCTGTCCCTGATCCCGCTCCTGCTGCTGGTGCTGTTCGCGCAGTACCTCGCCGTCGACGTCGGCCCGGAGCGGGCCCGGCTGGCGCGCACCGAGCCGGCGGTGCTGCCGATCGCCGCCCCGGTGCCGGAGGCCCGCGGCACCGCCGTCTTCGATATGACCGGGCTGGGCACGCTGGACGCCACCGATACGGCGCGGGCGCTGCCGTCGCTGACCCGGCTGGGGTCGGTCTGGGCGGTGCGCTACGACAACACCGGTATCGACACCAAGGTGATCAGCGATCTCATCCTCAAGGTCACCGAGGCGGCGCATATCGACAACATCGTGCTGGTCGGCCACAGCATGGGCGGGGTGATCGCGCTCGAGATCGGCCAGCGCATCCACACCGACAGCACCAAGCGACTGCAGGCGGTGCTGTTGGACTGCACGCCGGTCAATCTGGACGCGGTCCGGCCGGAAAGCCGCAATCAGGGCGAGGATCTGCTGCGCTGGGCCGGGTGGTTGCCCGGCATCCGGGAGAGTCGCGCGCTGCGCCTGCTCGTCGAGACCTATTCGCGCCGCGACCGTTTCGTGGACAAGTCCACCCTGCCGCCGATCGTCCACCTGGAGCGGTTGCGCACCGTGGTGGGCGAGGTGCTGCGGCAGAAGGTCGGCAATCCCGACGCCGCCAGCAACGGGCTGATCGAATCCCAGTTCCGCGCGATCGTGGCCGGCGGCGCGGTCGACGATCTGCGCGCGATGGCCAAGCCCGCCAACGGCAAGCCGCGCCCGGCGATCGCCTTCGTCCGCCCGGCCAATCCGGAGCGCGATCCGATCGTGGACGTCGAGGACAGCCACCGCGTACTCATCGACCGGGTCGGCGGCGTGGACGGGACGCTGCTGGTGACGCTCACGCGCGGGACCGGGCACGCCAATCCGGCTCAGCAGCCGTCGGCGTACAACAAGGTCATAGAGCAGCAGATCGTGCCGTTCGTCCGGCTGACCCGCAATCAGGAGCTGGTGGCGGCCGGGCGGTGACCGCTCCGGCGCACCCGGCCGCCCAGCAGATGCCGCACGCCCCCGACGAACAGTTGCAGGCCGAAGTCGAAACGGTCGGTGGCGGTGGTGTTCTCGTACAGCGGCGAGGAGTCGTCGGCCAGCGCGCCGGCCGAATCCATCTGTATCCGGGACTGCTCGTCCACGGTCTCGCCGAGCACGTAGTACAGCAGCGTATAGGCGGCCAGGTCGGCCTCCTCGCGGGTCATGCCGCCCCGGATCAGCGCCCCGGCGACGCGCTCGCGGCCCTTGCTGGTGGTCAGCCGCGAGGCGTAGGTGGCCGACACCAGTTCCGCGCCGTCGCGGTAGGCGAGCAGGCACGAGCGCATCCGGTGCGCCAGCTCGCCGACCTGCGCGGACCAGTCGTCCTCGGCGACCGGTTCGTCCAGGGGCGCCAGGATGCGGTCGGCGACCGCGCCCAGCAGTGCCTGCTTGTTGGGGAAGTGCCAGTACAGCGCGCCGGGCTGGACGTTCAGCGACGTCGCCAGGCGGCGCATCGTGAGATCGGCCAGGCCGTACCGGTCGAGGATGGCGACGGCGCCGTCCACGACGTCGGTGCGATGCAGCTGCACTGGGCCACAATCCTTTCGTGCTTTGACTCGCACCCCACGCTACCCTAGCCTGAACACCGTTCAAGTCGCGCGGCCGCAGCCCGGCCGGACGAAGGGATTCCTCGCGCATGACTCAGGCATCGGCCCGGACCGACACCGACATTCTGGCGATCGCTCGCGAGCAGGTGCTCGACCGCGGCGTGGGCCTCGACCGGCAGCAGGCCCTCGAGGTGCTGCGCCTCGACGACGACCGGCTCGAGCAGCTCCTGCAGCTGGCGCACGACGTGCGGATGCGGTGGTGCGGCCCGGAGGTGGAGGTCGAGGGCATCATCTCGCTCAAGACCGGCGGCTGCCCGGAGGACTGCCACTTCTGTTCGCAGTCCGGGCTCTTCGAGTCGCCGGTGCGGGCCGCGTGGCTCGACATCCCGAGCCTGGTGGAGGCCGCCAAGCAGACCGCCAAGACGGGAGCCACCGAGTTCTGCATCGTCGCGGCCGTCCGCGGCCCCGACGAGCGGCTGATGGCGCAGGTCGCCGCGGCCGTCGAGGCCATCCGCGACGAGGTCGACATCCAGGTGGCCTGCTCGCTGGGCATGCTGACCCAGGAGCAGGTCGACCGGCTGGCCGAGATGGGCGTGCACCGCTACAACCACAACCTGGAGACCGCCCGGTCGCACTTCCCGAACGTGGTCACCACGCACAGCTGGGAGGAGCGCTGGGACACGCTGCGCATGGTGCGCACGGCCGGCATGGAGGTGTGCTGCGGCGGCATCCTCGGCATGGGCGAAACCCTGGAGCAGCGCGCCGAATTCGCCGCGCAGCTGGCCGAGTTGGAGCCCGACGAGGTGCCGCTGAACTTCCTCAACCCGCGGCCGGGCACGCCGTTCGGCGATCTCGAGGTGCTGCCGGCGGCGGATGCGCTGCGTGCCGTCGCCGCGTTCCGGCTGGCGCTGCCGCGCACCATCCTGCGCTTCGCCGGCGGCCGCGAGATCACCCTCGGCGATCTGGGCGCCAAGCAGGGAATTCTCGGCGGTATCAACGCCGTGATCGTCGGCAACTACCTGACCACACTGGGCCGCCCGGCCGAGCACGACCTGGATCTGCTCGGCGAGTTGCAGATGCCGATCAAGGCGCTCAACGAAACCCTGTGAATCAGCTCGCCGGTGAGCGCCGTCCGGCCCGGGACGGCACCGCTGCGCGGCGGGGATATCCGGTTCGGGTAGTGTCGGCAGCCCGGGAGCCGCACTTTTACGAGGTGGTCGTGGACATCGGAGGCATCATCGAGGGGCGCGAGGAGCGCTACAACCCGTACACGGGTCGGCGGGTGGTAGCGGATCTGGCCGATCCGGTTCCGCCGGCCGCCGCCCTGGGCCTGGAGCCGCCGCGGTACTGCGAGCAGTGCGGGCGGCGGATGGTCGTCCAGGTGAGTCCCGACGGCTGGTGGGCGAAGTGCTCCCGGCACGGGACGATCGATTCGAAGTCCGCGGATCGGCGCTGATGGCGCATCAGAACAGCGCCGTACCGTCCGGAGCGGCCCGCCGCGAGCTGCGCGCCGTGCTGTGGGTGGTGGTCGCCGTGCTGCTGGCCGGCGCCGTCGCCGGTGTCGTGTGGGGCCTGCTGGCGCCGGTGGAGAAGGTGGTCGTGGTGGAGCCGGGCCGGGGCTCGGTGCTGCCGGGGGAGAGCGCGCACCGGTTCGACGCGGTGGCGATCTTCGTCTGCCTCGGCGCCGTCGTCGGTCTGCTCACCGCCGCGGCGGCCTGGCGGGTGCGCCGGGTGCGTGGGCCGATGTTGCTGGGCGGCTTGCTGTTCGGATCGCTGGCCGGTGCCTGGCTGATGTCCTTCGTCGGGGATCGGGTCGCGGATCTGCTGCATCCGCATGCGCCGGATCCGCCGCTGCGGACGATCGTGGAGCTGGCGCCGAGCGTGGCGCCGTCGGAGTTCACCGGCTGGACCCAGCTGTTGGTGCAGCCGCTGGTGGCGACGCTGGTGGTGCTCGTGCTGGCGGCGCTGAGCACCTCCGAGGATCTGGGCGCCGGCACCCGCGTCGCCGCCGACCGGGCCGACGGTGTCCGGCCCTACGCCTCCGAGGTCACCTACGGTCCGTACGGCACGCCCGTCGCGCAGAACGTGCGGTTCGGCCCGTTCGAGGGCGCGGATTCCGGTTCCACACCCTGACGCCGGCTCGAAGCCGAACCGTTGCCTGAGGTTTCCCCGCGCGCCGTAGGCTGAGATCGGGTCTTCGAGGGAGAGGGTCGAGTCGTGGGATTCACCGGTGGCGCACTGGTCGTCGAGGAGATCGATGCGTCGTCCTGGCGCCTGCGCGAACCTCTCGAATACCGCGGCAGGCACGAGGATTTCGTGGTCCCCGCCGGTTTCCGCACCGATTTCGCCTCGGTGCCCCGCGTCCTGATCTGGCTGATCCCGCGCTACGGCGCCTACACCCGCGCCGCCATCCTGCACGATTACCTGCGCAGTGCCGCGGTGGTGAGCACCCCCGATGCCGACGGCCTGTTCCGCCGCGTGCTGCGCGAGGAGGGCGTCTCGATGCCGCAGCGCTGGATGATGTGGGCGGCCGTGCGGCTGGGATCGAGGCTGAAGGGCGCCACGGCAGCCGATATCGCGCTGTTCCTCCTCGTCGCGCTGCCCGCATCGATATTCCTGGTCTTCCCGGTGGCCGTCGTACAGCTGTGGCTACTCCTCTTCTGGGCGGTGGAGGC carries:
- the bioD gene encoding dethiobiotin synthase; translation: MLIVTGTSTDVGKTVVTAALAALARSRGRSVAVCKPAQTGVRPGEDGDLSEIARLAGVTRTLELARYPDPLAPDTAARRAGQPLLTLGETVRAVDSLADADLTLVEGAGGLLVRLGDFTVVELAQKLAAPVLVVAAAGLGTLNHSALTTRALAAAGIPCAGLVIGSWPAAPDLAAECNLADLPEVTGAEVVGAVPEGAARRHPDAFAEAAPGWFRPEWRERYLS
- a CDS encoding alpha/beta fold hydrolase: MSPEDRPPSTVADYDDARRRARLAETRPGHGWLRLRRTRVVLTRLSLIPLLLLVLFAQYLAVDVGPERARLARTEPAVLPIAAPVPEARGTAVFDMTGLGTLDATDTARALPSLTRLGSVWAVRYDNTGIDTKVISDLILKVTEAAHIDNIVLVGHSMGGVIALEIGQRIHTDSTKRLQAVLLDCTPVNLDAVRPESRNQGEDLLRWAGWLPGIRESRALRLLVETYSRRDRFVDKSTLPPIVHLERLRTVVGEVLRQKVGNPDAASNGLIESQFRAIVAGGAVDDLRAMAKPANGKPRPAIAFVRPANPERDPIVDVEDSHRVLIDRVGGVDGTLLVTLTRGTGHANPAQQPSAYNKVIEQQIVPFVRLTRNQELVAAGR
- a CDS encoding TetR/AcrR family transcriptional regulator C-terminal domain-containing protein, with product MQLHRTDVVDGAVAILDRYGLADLTMRRLATSLNVQPGALYWHFPNKQALLGAVADRILAPLDEPVAEDDWSAQVGELAHRMRSCLLAYRDGAELVSATYASRLTTSKGRERVAGALIRGGMTREEADLAAYTLLYYVLGETVDEQSRIQMDSAGALADDSSPLYENTTATDRFDFGLQLFVGGVRHLLGGRVRRSGHRPAATSS
- the bioB gene encoding biotin synthase BioB, whose product is MTQASARTDTDILAIAREQVLDRGVGLDRQQALEVLRLDDDRLEQLLQLAHDVRMRWCGPEVEVEGIISLKTGGCPEDCHFCSQSGLFESPVRAAWLDIPSLVEAAKQTAKTGATEFCIVAAVRGPDERLMAQVAAAVEAIRDEVDIQVACSLGMLTQEQVDRLAEMGVHRYNHNLETARSHFPNVVTTHSWEERWDTLRMVRTAGMEVCCGGILGMGETLEQRAEFAAQLAELEPDEVPLNFLNPRPGTPFGDLEVLPAADALRAVAAFRLALPRTILRFAGGREITLGDLGAKQGILGGINAVIVGNYLTTLGRPAEHDLDLLGELQMPIKALNETL
- a CDS encoding DUF2567 domain-containing protein; this translates as MAHQNSAVPSGAARRELRAVLWVVVAVLLAGAVAGVVWGLLAPVEKVVVVEPGRGSVLPGESAHRFDAVAIFVCLGAVVGLLTAAAAWRVRRVRGPMLLGGLLFGSLAGAWLMSFVGDRVADLLHPHAPDPPLRTIVELAPSVAPSEFTGWTQLLVQPLVATLVVLVLAALSTSEDLGAGTRVAADRADGVRPYASEVTYGPYGTPVAQNVRFGPFEGADSGSTP
- a CDS encoding DUF1353 domain-containing protein, producing the protein MGFTGGALVVEEIDASSWRLREPLEYRGRHEDFVVPAGFRTDFASVPRVLIWLIPRYGAYTRAAILHDYLRSAAVVSTPDADGLFRRVLREEGVSMPQRWMMWAAVRLGSRLKGATAADIALFLLVALPASIFLVFPVAVVQLWLLLFWAVEAAFWAGGRLAGRTEAPIPRPRTRLST